In Helianthus annuus cultivar XRQ/B chromosome 3, HanXRQr2.0-SUNRISE, whole genome shotgun sequence, a single window of DNA contains:
- the LOC110927866 gene encoding adenylate isopentenyltransferase 5, chloroplastic produces the protein MGFGCRFMMKSLVPVHQQLSVPSVSFPGAMESFLPQIRRDKVVIVMGATGTGKSRLSIDLAMKFPAEIINSDKMQVYKGLDITTNKVTEEECFGITHHLLGFVDPNVDFTANDYNQVASLTVETIVANNRLPIIAGGSNSYIKALVHDNIEFQPRYSCCFLWVDVSLPILRAFVSKRVDRMVQAGLVHEVRRFYDLHMTNSIGLSRAIGVPEMEKYFRNENEVNLKEAIEKIKANSFELAKRQLQNIPRLQKQLGWDMHHLDATEAFVKHGFEADEAWERLVVRPSSRIVGDFLYKDNQEPSLNFKNIMAAKPVIQAPSTVKAIAVVAH, from the coding sequence atggGATTTGGTTGTAGGTTTATGATGAAGAGCCTAGTTCCAGTACACCAACAACTATCAGTTCCATCGGTGAGTTTTCCCGGTGCAATGGAGTCATTTCTACCACAAATCCGTAGAGACAAGGTGGTTATCGTCATGGGAGCGACCGGGACAGGAAAATCAAGGCTTTCAATCGACCTAGCCATGAAATTCCCTGCGGAAATAATCAATTCCGATAAGATGCAGGTATACAAAGGTCTTGATATTACCACAAACAAAGTCACAGAGGAGGAGTGTTTTGGGATCACTCACCACCTTCTGGGATTTGTTGATCCTAATGTGGATTTCACAGCTAATGACTACAATCAAGTTGCATCGCTGACGGTGGAAACCATAGTCGCGAATAACCGGCTTCCAATTATAGCAGGAGGGTCAAATTCATACATAAAGGCTCTAGTTCATGACAACATTGAGTTCCAACCGAGATATAGTTGTTGCTTCTTGTGGGTTGATGTCTCCTTGCCCATTCTTCGGGCTTTCGTGTCCAAACGCGTGGACCGGATGGTGCAAGCGGGTTTAGTCCATGAAGTGAGAAGATTTTACGACCTGCATATGACTAACTCTATAGGGCTGAGTCGCGCTATTGGTGTTCCGGAGATGGAAAAGTATTTTAGGAACGAAAATGAGGTGAATCTCAAAGAAGCAATTGAGAAGATTAAAGCTAATAGTTTTGAACTCGCGAAACGCCAGTTGCAAAACATTCCCAGGCTTCAAAAGCAACTAGGCTGGGATATGCATCACTTAGATGCCACCGAGGCTTTTGTTAAACATGGATTTGAGGCAGATGAGGCTTGGGAGCGGCTTGTGGTTCGACCAAGCAGTCGGATTGTTGGCGATTTTCTTTACAAAGACAATCAAGAACCGTCACTTAACTTCAAAAACATCATGGCCGCTAAGCCGGTTATCCAAGCTCCATCTACGGTCAAAGCCATTGCTGTTGTGGCACACTAG
- the LOC110931839 gene encoding uncharacterized protein LOC110931839, which produces MRQRHWLETVKDYDCEIHYHPGKANIVADALSRKEEYSPIRVQSMQLVVTSGLLDRIKEAQTEAVKEENLKKERIVGQLKDLKENRKGLKTRFDRIWVPNTCNVKTLLLDEAHKSRYFFHLGATKMYKDLKQNYWRPGMKRDITNYHSSIGMAPYEMLYGRKCRTLVCWGDVGPRELAHKDIVSITNEKIEVIRAHLKAAQDRQKSYAEKRRTPIEFQVGDMVMLKVSPWKGVIRFRKRGKLSPRFIGPFKIVERVADETAYISYDDIEVDDKLNYVVKPIEILDRKVKSLRHKEINQVKVKWEHRRDQTPLGGPKKR; this is translated from the exons atgagacaacgaCATTGGTTGGAGACGGTAaaggattatgattgtgaaattcaTTATCATCCCGGGAAAGCCAACATAGTTGCAGATGCACTGAGCAGAAAGGAAGAATATTCACCTATTCGGGTGCAGTCGATGCAGTTAGTAGTGACCTCGGGTTTACTTGATCGAATCAAAGAGGCGCAAACTGAAGCTGTAAAAGAAGAAAATTTAAAAAAGGAAAGAATAGTGGGTCAGCTTAAAGACTTAAAAGAAAATAGGAAGGGATTAAAAACCCGTTTTGATCGAATCTGGGTTCCAAACACTTGCAATGTTAAAACTCTTCTTCttgatgaagcccacaagtcccgctattTTTTTCATCTGGGAGCTACCAAGATGTACAAAGActtgaaacaaaattattggaggcccggaatgaagcgagaCATCACAAA ctaccattccagTATCGGAATGGCACCATATGAAATGCTTTACGGCAGAAAGTGTCGAACCCTGGTATGTTGGGGTGATGTGGGTCCACGAGAATTAGCTCACAAAGATATAGTCAGTATCACTAATGAAAAGATTGAAGTGATTCGGGCTCATTTAAAAGCTGCTCAAGATCGGCAGAAGTCTTACGCGGAAAAAAGACGAACGCCAATCGAGTTCcaggttggtgatatggttatGCTTAAAGTATCTCCGTGGAAAGGCGTTATCCGATTCCGAAAACGGGGAAAATTAAGTCCAAGAtttattggaccattcaagatcgtagAGCGTGTGG ctgatgaaacGGCTTATATAAGCTATGACGACATTGAAGTTGATGATAAATTGAATTATGTCGTAAAGCCTATCGAAATTCTTGATCGAAAGGTTAAAAGCTTAAGACATAAAGAAATCAACCAAGTTAAAGTTAAATGGGAACATCGAAGGGATCAGACACCACTTGGGGGTCCGAAGAAGAGATGA